Proteins encoded within one genomic window of Mycolicibacterium aubagnense:
- a CDS encoding mycofactocin-coupled SDR family oxidoreductase, whose product MTDQPLAGKVAFVTGAARGQGRSHCVRLARAGADIVAIDACAPVTEANGYEPATPADLAETVHLVEGEGRKIYAKAVDVRDAEGQQRVVAETIEQFGRLDIVVANAGVLNWGRLWEISQQQWQDTLDINLTGMWNTIRAVVPAMIAAGNGGSIIATSSAAGIKAVPGCGHYCATKFGVVGMINALAVELGEFGIRVNSIHPYGTDTPMGNDVSMYQVLQDHPQYIHSFSPGALPTDSLIKPDQISDIVVWLASDASSLVTAAQIPADKGYLKI is encoded by the coding sequence ATGACCGATCAACCACTGGCCGGCAAGGTCGCCTTCGTCACCGGAGCCGCACGCGGGCAAGGCCGTTCGCACTGCGTCCGGTTGGCCCGGGCCGGCGCCGACATCGTCGCAATCGACGCCTGCGCACCGGTCACCGAGGCCAACGGGTACGAGCCTGCCACGCCTGCGGACCTGGCCGAGACGGTGCATCTCGTTGAAGGCGAGGGCCGCAAGATCTATGCCAAAGCGGTCGACGTCCGGGACGCCGAAGGCCAGCAGCGTGTGGTCGCCGAAACCATCGAGCAATTCGGCCGGCTGGACATCGTCGTCGCCAATGCGGGCGTGCTGAACTGGGGGCGACTCTGGGAGATCTCCCAGCAGCAGTGGCAGGACACCCTCGACATCAACCTGACCGGGATGTGGAACACCATCCGGGCCGTGGTGCCGGCGATGATCGCGGCAGGCAACGGCGGCTCGATCATCGCCACCAGCTCGGCTGCCGGCATCAAGGCGGTGCCGGGCTGCGGCCACTACTGTGCCACCAAGTTCGGCGTTGTCGGCATGATCAACGCGTTGGCTGTCGAACTCGGCGAGTTCGGGATCCGGGTGAACTCCATTCACCCGTACGGCACCGACACCCCGATGGGCAACGACGTGTCGATGTACCAGGTCCTGCAGGATCATCCGCAGTACATCCACAGCTTCTCCCCTGGCGCGTTGCCGACCGATTCGCTGATCAAGCCGGACCAGATCTCCGACATCGTGGTGTGGCTGGCCAGCGACGCATCGTCGTTGGTGACGGCTGCGCAAATCCCGGCAGACAAGGGCTATCTCAAGATTTGA
- a CDS encoding CDGSH iron-sulfur domain-containing protein → MSNTRRVVRIVPRGPMLIQGPVQVELEDGTQVCSDRFMVAICCCQRSKAYPWCDASHRRQTRSTADDSASRNQQQPT, encoded by the coding sequence ATGAGCAACACCAGGCGAGTCGTTCGCATCGTGCCTCGCGGCCCCATGCTCATCCAGGGACCGGTCCAGGTTGAACTCGAGGATGGCACCCAGGTGTGTTCGGACCGATTCATGGTCGCCATCTGCTGCTGCCAGCGCAGCAAGGCATATCCGTGGTGCGATGCAAGTCATCGGCGGCAGACCCGGTCCACCGCCGATGACAGCGCCTCACGAAATCAGCAACAGCCGACCTGA
- a CDS encoding iron-containing redox enzyme family protein has protein sequence MCTDELLQPLLPDPRGPLSSVVIELLGERLPSAYLARIQLPLGDVDPFGLDLQLALYVCYELHYRGFAGTDEKWEWNPALLDVRHRIEERFLAGVRLLVGDIPLDASAQDELDRCESAPVDRTSLSVYLRDRATWSQMQEYFAHRSLYHLKEADPQSWIIPRLTGRAKAAFVAVEYDEYGGGGGYRTMHQRLFADLLGAAGMCDKYLHYLGNATGATLAVVNLMSMFGLHRHLRGAAVGHFAATELTSSPASQRIVKGLNRLGAPQACVEFYREHVEADAVHEQVVRKDVVADLLTREPDLDRDVVFGIRAFDAVEGMLATHLLSSWAAGCSSLRNWP, from the coding sequence ATGTGCACAGATGAATTACTCCAGCCTTTGCTCCCGGATCCCCGTGGCCCCTTGTCGAGTGTGGTGATCGAGCTGCTCGGTGAGCGGTTGCCTTCGGCCTATCTGGCTCGCATCCAGCTACCGCTCGGCGACGTCGACCCCTTCGGTCTCGATCTGCAGTTGGCGCTCTATGTCTGCTACGAGCTGCACTATCGCGGTTTCGCCGGCACCGACGAGAAGTGGGAATGGAATCCCGCGCTGCTCGATGTCCGTCACCGCATCGAAGAGCGGTTTCTCGCCGGTGTCCGCCTGCTTGTCGGTGACATCCCGCTCGACGCGTCGGCGCAGGACGAACTCGATCGCTGCGAGTCGGCACCTGTCGACCGCACGAGTCTGTCTGTCTACCTGCGAGACCGGGCAACGTGGTCGCAGATGCAGGAGTACTTCGCCCATCGTTCGCTCTATCACCTCAAGGAAGCCGATCCGCAGTCGTGGATCATTCCGCGGTTGACCGGCCGTGCGAAAGCGGCATTCGTGGCGGTCGAATACGACGAGTACGGCGGCGGTGGCGGCTACCGGACCATGCATCAGCGGTTGTTCGCAGATCTGCTCGGTGCCGCGGGCATGTGCGACAAGTACCTGCACTACCTGGGCAACGCCACGGGTGCCACGTTAGCGGTGGTGAACCTGATGTCGATGTTCGGACTGCACCGGCACCTACGGGGCGCGGCCGTCGGTCATTTCGCCGCGACCGAACTGACGTCATCACCGGCCTCGCAACGAATCGTGAAGGGACTCAACAGGCTTGGCGCGCCACAGGCGTGCGTCGAATTCTACCGTGAGCACGTCGAAGCGGACGCCGTCCATGAACAGGTGGTGCGCAAGGACGTGGTAGCCGACCTGCTAACCCGTGAGCCCGACCTCGATCGGGACGTGGTGTTCGGTATTCGCGCCTTCGATGCCGTCGAGGGGATGCTCGCGACTCATCTGCTGTCCAGTTGGGCGGCGGGATGTTCGTCGCTGCGGAATTGGCCGTGA
- the mbp1 gene encoding microaggregate-binding protein 1, whose translation MGENKSGPEEGLKGTVEGVKGKLKEAAGSVVGRDDMVREGQAQQDKAQAERDAAKKEAQAESARAGASAAEERQRRNQ comes from the coding sequence GTGGGCGAAAACAAGAGCGGTCCCGAAGAGGGCCTGAAGGGCACGGTTGAGGGCGTCAAGGGCAAGCTCAAGGAAGCTGCCGGCAGCGTCGTCGGCCGGGACGACATGGTTCGCGAGGGCCAGGCCCAGCAGGACAAGGCCCAGGCCGAGCGGGATGCGGCCAAGAAAGAGGCGCAAGCCGAATCGGCCCGAGCGGGCGCGAGCGCGGCCGAAGAGCGACAGCGGCGCAATCAGTAG
- a CDS encoding flavin-containing monooxygenase, with product MTTPDHEVVIIGAGPGGIASAHLLQEKGIHDFVIVDRGDDFGGTWRDNHYPGLAVDIPSLWYQLSFAPNPNWSRFFAPGPEIYAYLRDTADKLGLRPHLRGNSEVVRQQWDDDEGIWRLSIRDQPDMTARFLISSVGGYVNAKNVIDIDGIGDFEGTIMRPNAWDDDYDVRGKRVAVIGTGSSGVQITGALSGVAANLDVYQRTPAWVLPKVDFDIPLWLRRLLKVPGFVGVVNAFGRLLMDAAMVAPIIHVFSRLPRTVLTKLMPLYDGHSRNLYRLLLRSTVQDPATRKALLPRYGIMAKRPVISSDFLPALNHPDTHLITTPIERITRDGVRTIDGVDRPADLLVTATGYELWTDPETYRPGTIMGSNGFDLAQYYHAHGLHAYAGTAHPRLPNRWEIVGPLGFVGFAWMDYVETVAAHAVRLIDEARRRAGAPVVAVSNEAFNRWNALMDRRGRTAHTYYTRAAELNTYFVNSQHETPYYRPQTITGSRIFARRSPLTDYEFTAVQAATISEELSA from the coding sequence ATGACCACACCCGACCACGAAGTGGTCATCATCGGCGCGGGTCCCGGCGGTATCGCGTCCGCTCATCTGTTGCAAGAGAAGGGTATTCACGACTTCGTCATCGTCGACCGGGGTGACGACTTCGGCGGCACCTGGCGCGACAACCACTACCCCGGCCTCGCCGTCGACATCCCGTCGCTGTGGTACCAACTGTCGTTCGCGCCGAACCCGAACTGGAGCCGGTTCTTCGCGCCAGGACCGGAGATCTACGCGTACCTCCGCGACACGGCTGACAAACTGGGGCTGCGTCCGCACCTGCGCGGCAATTCCGAAGTCGTCCGCCAGCAATGGGACGACGACGAGGGCATCTGGCGGCTGTCCATCCGCGACCAGCCCGACATGACGGCCCGGTTCCTGATCAGCTCGGTCGGCGGTTACGTAAACGCCAAGAACGTGATCGACATCGACGGCATCGGGGACTTCGAGGGCACCATCATGCGGCCCAACGCCTGGGACGACGACTACGACGTCCGCGGTAAGCGCGTCGCGGTGATCGGTACGGGGTCCAGCGGGGTGCAGATCACCGGGGCGCTGTCCGGGGTCGCCGCGAATCTCGATGTCTACCAACGCACTCCGGCCTGGGTGCTACCCAAGGTCGACTTCGACATCCCGCTGTGGCTACGGCGCCTGCTCAAGGTTCCGGGCTTTGTCGGCGTGGTCAACGCGTTCGGACGGCTCCTGATGGACGCGGCGATGGTCGCGCCGATCATTCACGTCTTCTCGCGGCTGCCCCGCACGGTGCTGACCAAGCTCATGCCCTTGTATGACGGCCACAGCCGCAACCTCTACCGCCTGTTGTTGCGCTCCACGGTGCAGGACCCAGCCACTCGCAAAGCGCTGCTGCCCCGCTACGGGATCATGGCCAAACGTCCGGTCATCTCGAGTGATTTCCTGCCTGCGCTCAATCATCCCGACACGCACCTGATCACCACGCCCATCGAGCGGATCACCCGCGACGGTGTTCGCACCATCGACGGCGTGGACCGTCCTGCCGATCTGCTGGTCACCGCCACGGGCTACGAGCTGTGGACCGACCCGGAGACGTATCGGCCCGGGACCATCATGGGCTCCAATGGTTTCGACCTTGCCCAGTACTATCACGCCCACGGCCTGCACGCCTACGCCGGCACGGCCCACCCCCGGCTGCCCAACCGCTGGGAGATCGTCGGCCCGCTCGGATTCGTCGGCTTCGCCTGGATGGACTATGTCGAAACCGTTGCGGCCCATGCTGTTCGGCTGATCGACGAAGCCAGACGCCGCGCTGGCGCGCCCGTCGTGGCGGTGAGCAACGAGGCGTTCAACCGGTGGAACGCCTTGATGGATCGACGTGGCCGCACCGCCCACACCTACTACACCCGCGCCGCCGAGCTGAACACCTATTTCGTCAACTCACAGCACGAAACGCCCTACTACCGACCGCAAACCATCACGGGTTCAAGGATTTTCGCGCGGCGCTCACCACTCACGGACTACGAGTTCACCGCCGTCCAGGCCGCCACGATCAGTGAGGAACTCAGCGCATGA
- a CDS encoding Rv2578c family radical SAM protein: MRWDGQAVAQAEVDGALPGLERLGLVRSIRVPKFDGITFHEVLCKSALNKVPEASNLPFRYTVNAYRGCSHACRYCFARPTHEYLDFDSGNDFDRELVVKTNVAEVLRRELFRRSWTRDAVALGTNTDPYQRAEGRYALMPGIIAALADSGTPFSILTKGTLLRRDLPLIVDAGGRVGVSVAVSLAMLDPDLHRSVEPGTPTPAARLELISAIAQAGLGCHVMVAPVLPYLTDSVEQLDALLSRVAGAGATGVTVFGLHLRGATRGWFLAWLGSAYPELLPRYRELYGRGAYLGPEYRERLRTRVAPLVVRYGLGNSGHRPDTVRTAPAAVPAGAVQPALF, from the coding sequence ATGCGGTGGGACGGGCAGGCGGTAGCGCAGGCCGAAGTGGATGGTGCGTTGCCCGGCCTGGAACGCCTCGGGCTGGTGCGCAGCATCCGGGTGCCGAAGTTCGATGGCATCACGTTCCATGAGGTGCTCTGTAAGTCGGCGTTGAACAAGGTGCCGGAGGCGTCGAATCTGCCGTTCCGCTACACCGTCAACGCCTACCGCGGCTGCTCGCACGCCTGCCGGTACTGCTTCGCGCGGCCCACCCACGAGTATCTGGACTTCGACTCCGGCAACGACTTCGACCGCGAGCTGGTGGTGAAAACCAACGTCGCAGAAGTGTTGCGGCGCGAGCTTTTTCGGCGGTCGTGGACGCGCGATGCGGTCGCATTGGGTACTAACACCGATCCGTATCAGCGGGCCGAGGGCCGGTACGCGCTGATGCCCGGAATCATTGCGGCGCTGGCGGATTCGGGGACGCCCTTCTCGATCCTGACCAAGGGCACGCTGCTGCGTCGCGATCTTCCGCTGATCGTCGATGCCGGCGGGCGGGTCGGGGTCAGCGTCGCGGTGTCATTGGCGATGTTGGATCCAGACCTGCATCGTTCGGTCGAGCCTGGCACGCCGACGCCGGCGGCGCGGCTGGAGCTCATCTCGGCGATTGCGCAGGCGGGGCTCGGCTGCCATGTGATGGTGGCGCCGGTACTGCCGTATCTCACCGACTCCGTCGAGCAGCTGGATGCCTTGTTGTCGCGTGTTGCCGGCGCAGGCGCGACCGGCGTGACGGTGTTCGGATTGCACCTGCGCGGCGCGACCCGCGGCTGGTTCCTGGCCTGGCTGGGCTCCGCGTATCCGGAGCTCCTGCCCAGATATCGTGAATTGTATGGTCGCGGGGCATATCTCGGCCCGGAGTACCGCGAACGGTTGCGCACCCGGGTGGCCCCGCTGGTGGTTCGGTACGGCCTAGGTAACAGCGGACACAGACCTGACACCGTGCGTACCGCCCCGGCGGCAGTGCCCGCCGGGGCGGTGCAGCCTGCGTTGTTTTGA
- a CDS encoding SigB/SigF/SigG family RNA polymerase sigma factor codes for MIAVLRKMPTDSDSYARQHERIVLRCCPLADRVARHFDRRGENLEDLTQVARVGLLQAINRFDPDRGSRFIAFALPTMMGELRRYFRDYGWKVHVPRRIRDRQHDIACATAFLTNDLRRAPTIEELADALDIDRGQVVESIVAAKAYQPQSLDVNVSDDDPRSLMLGDFLGELDAGFDRVTDRESVKSLLAALPAREQKVLYLRYFGAMTQRQIADSIGVSQMHVSRILDRTLRDLRAQVGCC; via the coding sequence ATGATCGCGGTGCTGAGAAAGATGCCCACTGATTCGGACTCCTACGCCCGCCAGCATGAACGGATCGTCCTGAGATGTTGCCCGCTGGCGGACCGGGTGGCGAGGCATTTCGACCGCCGGGGCGAGAATCTCGAAGATCTGACGCAGGTCGCGCGCGTCGGACTGCTGCAGGCGATCAATCGGTTCGATCCTGATCGAGGGTCGAGATTTATCGCGTTCGCGCTGCCGACGATGATGGGTGAGTTGCGCCGGTACTTCCGAGACTATGGCTGGAAAGTTCACGTGCCCAGGAGGATTCGTGATCGACAGCATGACATCGCCTGCGCCACCGCATTTTTGACCAATGACCTCAGGAGAGCGCCAACCATCGAAGAACTGGCCGACGCGCTGGACATCGACCGTGGTCAGGTCGTGGAGAGCATCGTGGCAGCCAAGGCGTATCAGCCACAGTCGCTCGACGTGAATGTCAGCGATGACGACCCGCGATCGCTGATGCTCGGCGACTTCCTCGGCGAGCTGGATGCCGGGTTCGATCGTGTCACCGATCGGGAGTCGGTGAAGTCCCTGCTGGCCGCCCTGCCTGCGCGGGAGCAGAAGGTGCTGTACCTGCGTTACTTCGGTGCCATGACACAGCGGCAGATTGCCGACTCGATCGGCGTTTCTCAGATGCACGTGTCCCGGATATTGGACCGTACGTTGCGGGACTTGCGGGCTCAGGTCGGCTGTTGCTGA
- a CDS encoding TetR/AcrR family transcriptional regulator, whose amino-acid sequence MPAKPPTPRTISPALVEATADTLHRLGPRQFSLTAVAEAAGVSRGTVYNALGGRDHAISVALDHLASAFVDGMAAEIDKQSTLADQVAAAAVLICTHRQSSPSAPQKGINEGIVVLLLRNIGEDLMKRAVELWKPRVKAAQRDGEIGAGVDPARAGEWIVRVLLSFELLPPIGVNLDNPRAIRRFVTDHIISGLTGEAP is encoded by the coding sequence ATGCCTGCCAAGCCGCCGACACCCCGGACCATCTCGCCGGCACTGGTCGAAGCCACCGCGGATACGTTGCATCGTTTGGGACCAAGACAATTCAGCCTCACTGCCGTTGCTGAAGCCGCCGGTGTCTCGCGCGGCACCGTGTACAACGCACTCGGCGGTCGCGATCACGCGATCAGCGTCGCACTGGACCACCTGGCCTCGGCCTTCGTCGACGGCATGGCGGCCGAGATCGACAAACAATCCACCCTGGCGGACCAGGTTGCCGCCGCCGCGGTCCTGATCTGCACCCACCGGCAGAGTTCTCCCTCGGCGCCGCAGAAGGGCATCAACGAGGGCATCGTCGTCCTGCTGTTGCGCAACATCGGCGAGGACCTGATGAAGCGCGCCGTGGAACTCTGGAAGCCGCGCGTCAAAGCCGCGCAACGCGACGGTGAAATCGGCGCCGGAGTGGACCCCGCCCGCGCCGGCGAATGGATCGTCCGGGTGCTGCTGAGCTTCGAACTGCTCCCGCCCATCGGCGTCAACCTCGACAACCCCCGCGCCATCCGGCGCTTCGTCACCGATCACATCATCAGCGGACTCACCGGAGAGGCACCATGA
- a CDS encoding methyltransferase, translated as MLSSDISRPCAEVYLPQSDSRLLIETMQSCCPPEGRRVADLCTGSGVAAIVASDAGASSVTAFDASPAAISAARVNARLASSVIDIRLGCWSAALQLEPFDLVLCNPPYVPTPPDADAVVPDAGGPPMSFNAGPDGRLVLDPLCKSAPDLLKPGGTMLIVQSEFAGVPSSISALRSGGLRVRVAARRTIPFGPVMNARARWLEDTGRSPRGQRTERLVVIEAVRP; from the coding sequence ATGCTGAGCTCCGACATCTCGCGCCCTTGCGCGGAAGTCTATCTGCCGCAATCTGATTCAAGACTGTTGATCGAAACCATGCAAAGCTGCTGCCCGCCCGAGGGCAGGCGGGTGGCCGATCTGTGCACCGGCAGCGGTGTCGCGGCCATTGTCGCGTCCGATGCCGGGGCTAGCAGCGTGACCGCCTTCGATGCCTCGCCAGCGGCCATTTCGGCGGCCCGCGTCAATGCCCGGCTCGCGAGCAGCGTGATCGACATCCGCCTGGGCTGCTGGTCGGCCGCCCTCCAACTGGAGCCGTTCGACCTGGTGCTGTGCAATCCGCCCTACGTGCCTACGCCCCCGGACGCCGATGCCGTCGTCCCGGACGCGGGCGGCCCGCCGATGTCATTCAACGCGGGTCCCGACGGCCGGCTCGTCCTCGACCCACTGTGCAAGTCGGCACCCGACCTGCTCAAGCCGGGCGGCACCATGCTCATCGTCCAATCGGAGTTCGCCGGCGTGCCGAGCAGCATTTCCGCTTTGCGATCCGGTGGCCTCCGAGTCCGGGTCGCCGCACGCCGGACAATCCCTTTCGGACCCGTGATGAACGCGCGGGCCCGCTGGCTGGAGGACACCGGCCGGTCGCCACGTGGACAACGGACCGAGCGACTGGTCGTCATCGAGGCTGTCAGACCATGA
- a CDS encoding PAS and ANTAR domain-containing protein has protein sequence MTETNGEIAESESWDVAAVFSGGDTQHVGSFQFSLAEQRWVWSEEVARMHGYTLGEVEPTTELLLSHKHPDDRAKVAEILERVKTGGLYSSRHRIVDCDGKIHWVVVVSDRMTDEDGEITGTRGYYIDVTSGIQSDLTVAIASVVESRAVIDQAKGILMAAYGIDADRAFEILKWRSQATQVKLRTVASRLVEAVMREGLAPETVIAIDHLLLADGPADEDDDEA, from the coding sequence ATGACTGAAACCAACGGCGAAATCGCCGAATCCGAGTCCTGGGACGTCGCTGCCGTCTTCAGCGGCGGCGATACTCAGCATGTCGGCAGTTTTCAGTTCAGTCTCGCTGAGCAGCGGTGGGTGTGGTCGGAAGAGGTCGCTCGCATGCACGGCTACACCCTGGGGGAAGTGGAGCCCACCACCGAGTTGCTGCTGAGCCACAAGCATCCCGACGACCGTGCCAAGGTTGCCGAGATCCTCGAACGGGTGAAGACCGGCGGGTTGTACAGCAGTCGGCACCGCATCGTCGACTGCGACGGGAAGATCCACTGGGTCGTGGTGGTCAGTGACCGGATGACCGACGAGGATGGCGAAATCACCGGCACCCGCGGCTACTACATCGACGTGACCTCCGGCATTCAGTCCGATCTCACCGTGGCCATCGCCTCGGTAGTGGAATCGCGCGCCGTGATCGATCAGGCCAAGGGCATCCTCATGGCGGCCTACGGTATCGACGCCGACCGCGCCTTCGAGATTCTGAAATGGCGTTCGCAGGCCACCCAGGTGAAGCTCCGAACCGTCGCGAGCCGGTTGGTGGAGGCCGTGATGCGCGAGGGTCTGGCGCCGGAGACGGTCATCGCGATCGACCATCTGTTGCTCGCCGACGGTCCTGCTGACGAGGACGATGACGAGGCTTGA
- a CDS encoding TetR/AcrR family transcriptional regulator has product MAKVTAGVANNSPEAQTRAQQFMRSALDILGETGRTEFTVLQVVERSKTSLRAFYQHFATKDELVLALINAMLNEFTTTWQAEAAELEPAAALRTLVDRICVPPASSTQDSINRGLTFYHDRLAETMPDDYGRVLTPLHALIIDIVERGIADGTFRPGLDVETTAALVMQTIFGALRLRALGPGLGLTPIGSDRIYAFCLRALDK; this is encoded by the coding sequence ATGGCGAAGGTGACCGCCGGGGTGGCAAACAACAGTCCCGAAGCGCAGACGCGCGCCCAACAGTTCATGCGCTCGGCCCTCGACATCCTTGGCGAGACCGGCCGGACAGAGTTCACCGTCCTCCAGGTGGTGGAACGTTCGAAGACGTCGCTGCGAGCCTTCTATCAGCATTTCGCCACCAAGGACGAGCTGGTCTTGGCACTGATCAACGCGATGCTGAACGAGTTCACCACGACCTGGCAGGCCGAGGCAGCGGAGCTGGAACCGGCTGCGGCACTGCGTACGCTGGTCGACCGCATCTGCGTGCCGCCCGCGTCGAGCACCCAGGACAGCATCAACCGTGGACTCACCTTCTACCACGACCGACTGGCCGAAACCATGCCTGACGACTACGGCCGAGTGCTGACCCCGTTGCACGCACTCATCATCGACATCGTCGAACGCGGCATTGCCGATGGCACCTTTCGCCCCGGCCTCGACGTCGAAACCACAGCGGCACTGGTCATGCAGACCATCTTCGGCGCCCTCCGGTTGCGCGCACTCGGCCCCGGCCTCGGTCTCACCCCTATCGGCAGCGACCGCATCTACGCGTTCTGCCTGCGTGCGTTGGACAAGTAG
- a CDS encoding DUF6131 family protein: MIALGAVLLILGFVFNVYLLWVLGIVLLVVGAVFWLFGAAGHAVAGRRYWY; this comes from the coding sequence ATGATTGCTTTGGGAGCAGTCCTGCTCATCCTGGGCTTCGTCTTCAACGTGTATCTGCTGTGGGTCTTGGGCATCGTGCTCCTCGTGGTGGGCGCGGTCTTCTGGCTCTTCGGCGCGGCCGGCCATGCCGTTGCCGGGCGGCGCTATTGGTATTGA
- a CDS encoding DUF6328 family protein: MDGDVRGIDQRDQRWDWAARHETRVERLDRNWSNLLQELRVVQTGVQLLTGFLLTLPFQQRFTELDAHSRTVYLGTVALSVASTVLLIAPVGMHRILFRRRRLTLLVSAAHRCAYLGLLLLGTALAGVTTLIFSSVADRTTGWLAGGIALIGFTTFWVIAPLVMRQSDHTDFSPPQ; encoded by the coding sequence ATGGACGGCGATGTGCGTGGCATCGACCAACGCGATCAGCGATGGGACTGGGCGGCGCGCCACGAAACCCGGGTCGAACGGCTGGACCGCAATTGGTCGAATCTGCTCCAGGAACTTCGCGTCGTACAGACCGGTGTACAGCTGCTCACCGGCTTCCTGCTGACCCTGCCCTTCCAGCAGCGGTTCACCGAACTCGATGCGCACAGCCGAACGGTCTACTTGGGGACGGTCGCCCTTTCGGTGGCGTCCACTGTTCTACTCATAGCACCAGTTGGCATGCACCGCATACTATTTCGACGCCGACGCCTTACCCTCCTGGTCAGCGCGGCGCACCGGTGCGCATACTTGGGCCTGCTCCTGCTCGGCACTGCATTGGCCGGCGTGACCACGTTGATCTTCAGCAGTGTGGCTGACCGCACAACCGGTTGGCTCGCCGGCGGCATCGCCCTCATCGGGTTCACCACCTTCTGGGTGATCGCACCGTTGGTCATGCGGCAGTCGGACCACACCGATTTCTCTCCCCCACAATAG
- a CDS encoding DoxX family protein — MIIRRIARPLLATAFIGQGVETLLNIDSGAQAVRPALDGLKDMPDPVARNLPSNAVAVARATAAAQVGGGLLLATGRIPRVASAVLAATVIPANLGNHMFWAENDPEAKAAKRRGFLADLSMLGGLILASADTAGKPSLGWRGRRAAQRAAEALSSTVPSRTEVALARMPELGEKVGHGVQTGFEHGRELAGVALDKLEGGLEKAAPYAETAYRKATARASELADTAREQATELASTAVSNAKKARARA; from the coding sequence ATGATCATTCGTAGGATCGCCCGTCCGCTTCTGGCCACTGCGTTCATCGGACAGGGTGTCGAAACCCTGTTGAACATCGACTCGGGTGCGCAAGCCGTACGCCCCGCACTCGACGGCCTGAAGGACATGCCCGATCCGGTGGCGCGCAACTTGCCGTCGAACGCCGTCGCCGTGGCGCGGGCCACCGCGGCCGCACAGGTCGGCGGTGGCCTGCTGCTTGCGACCGGCCGCATTCCGCGCGTCGCCTCGGCGGTGCTCGCGGCGACAGTCATTCCCGCCAACCTGGGTAATCACATGTTCTGGGCCGAGAACGATCCCGAGGCCAAAGCCGCGAAACGCCGTGGCTTCCTTGCCGACCTCAGCATGCTGGGCGGTCTGATCCTCGCCTCGGCCGACACCGCCGGCAAACCGTCGCTCGGCTGGCGGGGACGGCGGGCCGCTCAGCGGGCGGCAGAAGCCCTCTCATCCACAGTGCCTTCGCGGACTGAAGTCGCGCTCGCCCGCATGCCGGAGTTGGGCGAGAAGGTCGGCCACGGCGTCCAGACAGGTTTCGAGCACGGCCGCGAACTCGCCGGTGTCGCGCTCGACAAGCTGGAAGGGGGCCTCGAAAAAGCTGCCCCGTATGCGGAGACTGCCTACCGGAAAGCCACTGCACGTGCTTCAGAGTTGGCCGACACCGCACGAGAGCAGGCAACCGAATTGGCCAGTACCGCAGTCAGTAACGCAAAGAAGGCGAGAGCCCGGGCCTAG